The genomic window TGGACCAGTTCCAGCGGTGGACGCGGAAGAAATCCAGAAAAAAGTTCGGAACAAGCGACGGCAAAAGTAACAGCAGGCACAGATACCAGTACCTATCATTCCTATCGCTGAAGAAATACATCAAATCGCAGAAACCTGAACTACTTCAGTACCTTCCAGAGTCCAGAAACTTCACAAAGCCCACCTCACAGAAGCACACACTGAAGTACACAGAGGATCAAATACAGGACATGATGATGGCAGTTTCCGACAACAGGAAACTGTTCCTAGGCATATCACTAATGTACTACGGAGGTATGCGTAGCTTCGAGTTGCTTCATTTGACACCGGAATGGCTGGAGTTCAAGGAAGAAAGAATCGAGGTAGAGATTCCGCCAAAGTACGCCAAAGGTCAGAAAGAGAACAGGGAAAAAGAGTTCACATTTGTGAAAAAGCTGTACGAACAAGACCTCAAGAAGTACATACTAGACCACTACAACTATGATGGAAGCTATGAAGACCTAGTGGAAGACCTATCAGATAAGGAAGAGTTTGAACCTGTCTTCAACTTTGTAGAAGATACCGAGAAAACATACCAGGACTTAATGCGTGAACGCTACCACCTGAACCAGAAGCTGAAAGATGCGGCTCAGAGAGCAGGGATAAACAGGGCCGATGAATTTTCCAGCCATAAGCTGAGGCGTTCATTCATACACAAAGTCTATGATTCAAGTAACGATCTATCCAGAACAGCACAGGTCGCAAGACACTCCAAACCAAGCACCACAGAACAGTTCTACCTGCAAAGAGACAAGGAGGAGAGGTTCGACACCTATCAGGAAGCATTTTCCTGAAAAGCTATATCGGTGTGAAATAGCCATTTCATCTATGTTGATCCCTGTATATAGGGGTTATTGGCTAAAGAGCCGGACACGCACCTTTAACTCCGGTCACATAAGTCAGACTTTGAAATTTTATCATTCTCAGCAGTCGGAACAGTTGAAAAAATGGCAGTGGGATCTCTACAGTCGTTTAAATCCTCTTAATGAGTCGTCAGCTAGAAAATAGTATAAAGAGGGTCTGAAAAAGGGAGTTGATTCCCCGACCCCTGATGGCTTTCCCTACATCTAGTCTCCGGGCACTAGCCGGTTAAATACCTTATTACGGGAAGTACATCAGCATGTTTCACAGCCCGTCAACATTTTCTTCACACCTAATATTGACAAGAACATTAAACTCTAAAAACACTCTATAAGTTGCTTTCAGACATCTAAGCGGCTAAAAGCATTTTTAAGCCACAAAGTGTACTGGGACGATGATGGCAACTACCTACAAAAGTAGAGCTACATCTAAAGAAGAGTACCTAAAACTTCTGAACAACCTGAAGGAAGTCAAGAAAAACAGAGGTGG from Candidatus Nanohalobium constans includes these protein-coding regions:
- a CDS encoding site-specific integrase gives rise to the protein MSDDLNEIADDYTGEKYQPVKADLHSFVDYYKGDLAKGSIIQYLRFLAELDFDPLAENPEPKEIDIDDFHLDQFQRWTRKKSRKKFGTSDGKSNSRHRYQYLSFLSLKKYIKSQKPELLQYLPESRNFTKPTSQKHTLKYTEDQIQDMMMAVSDNRKLFLGISLMYYGGMRSFELLHLTPEWLEFKEERIEVEIPPKYAKGQKENREKEFTFVKKLYEQDLKKYILDHYNYDGSYEDLVEDLSDKEEFEPVFNFVEDTEKTYQDLMRERYHLNQKLKDAAQRAGINRADEFSSHKLRRSFIHKVYDSSNDLSRTAQVARHSKPSTTEQFYLQRDKEERFDTYQEAFS